In Blastopirellula sediminis, the following proteins share a genomic window:
- a CDS encoding formylglycine-generating enzyme family protein, translated as MRIASACLIALLMAVSTAAAAETLGISKTKPAEGPYVEIDGGFMVPYEITIPGTEVQLSMVPVPGGKRVMGEGASAYTVKVEPFWMQKTETNWAQYKEFMRLYDLFKQLEGNGVRLVTDDNKIDAITIPTPLYEPTFTYENGEDPEQAAVTMTQYSAMQYSKWISGVSGKQYRLPSEAEWEHAASGGVAGPYSFGDADKIGDYAWYAENSDGAQHKVGEQKPNQYGLYDMNGNVWEWVLDAYSEEAPAALAGKTVTVAEAIQWPTKPFPLCSKGGSWDDDAENCEVTSKLGSHDDDWKGSDPNIPLSPWWFTEYPSTCVGFRLIRPLTELPKAEMIKYWDSLPENLQFDVADRLNGGRGVLGLVDEKLPEAIKQLDE; from the coding sequence ATGCGTATTGCGTCTGCCTGTTTAATCGCGCTGCTGATGGCCGTTTCGACCGCAGCGGCTGCCGAAACGCTCGGCATCTCGAAGACCAAGCCGGCCGAAGGACCGTATGTCGAAATCGACGGCGGCTTCATGGTCCCCTACGAAATCACCATCCCCGGCACTGAAGTCCAGTTGTCGATGGTCCCGGTCCCCGGCGGCAAGCGGGTGATGGGAGAAGGCGCCTCGGCCTATACCGTGAAGGTCGAACCGTTCTGGATGCAGAAGACCGAAACGAACTGGGCGCAGTACAAAGAGTTCATGCGACTCTATGACTTGTTCAAGCAGCTCGAAGGGAACGGCGTTCGCCTGGTCACTGACGATAACAAGATCGACGCGATCACCATTCCGACCCCGCTGTATGAACCGACCTTCACCTACGAAAACGGCGAAGATCCGGAGCAAGCGGCCGTCACCATGACGCAGTACTCGGCGATGCAGTACAGCAAGTGGATCAGCGGCGTCAGCGGCAAGCAGTATCGTCTGCCGAGCGAAGCCGAATGGGAACATGCGGCCTCGGGCGGCGTGGCTGGTCCCTATTCGTTTGGCGACGCCGACAAGATCGGCGACTACGCGTGGTACGCCGAAAACTCGGATGGCGCTCAGCACAAAGTGGGCGAACAGAAGCCGAACCAGTATGGCCTGTACGATATGAACGGCAACGTTTGGGAATGGGTGCTCGACGCCTATTCCGAAGAAGCGCCCGCAGCGCTGGCCGGCAAGACGGTTACTGTCGCCGAAGCGATCCAGTGGCCGACCAAGCCGTTCCCGCTTTGCTCGAAGGGTGGTTCGTGGGATGACGACGCTGAAAATTGCGAAGTCACTTCCAAGCTCGGCTCGCATGACGATGATTGGAAAGGCTCGGATCCGAACATCCCGCTCAGCCCGTGGTGGTTCACCGAGTATCCTTCGACCTGCGTCGGCTTCCGCTTGATTCGTCCGCTGACCGAACTGCCGAAGGCCGAAATGATCAAGTACTGGGACTCGCTCCCGGAAAACCTGCAGTTCGACGTCGCCGACCGTCTGAACGGCGGCCGCGGCGTCCTCGGCTTGGTCGACGAAAAGCTGCCGGAAGCGATCAAGCAGCTGGACGAGTAA